One part of the Schistocerca piceifrons isolate TAMUIC-IGC-003096 chromosome 2, iqSchPice1.1, whole genome shotgun sequence genome encodes these proteins:
- the LOC124777672 gene encoding uncharacterized protein LOC124777672, with translation MKAALFFVAALVAVAAVYGRPEESTTAAIQGEEQPSATIPSVRTLVAASYAEEDDDTICVQADNKFYLYANSPKLYSCYNLLPKVYVVKPKSLCKPVLSDCPKN, from the exons ATGAAGGCTGCTCTGTTCTTTGTTGCTG CATTGGTCGCAGTTGCGGCGGTATACGGACGACCAGAAGAGTCGACAACTGCCGCCATCCAGGGTGAGGAACAGCCGTCCGCCACCATCCCGTCTGTGAGAACATTGGTGGCGGCGTCGTACGCGGAAGAAGACGACGATACCATTTGTGTCCAGGCAGACAACAAGTTCTACTTGTATGCCAATTCACCGAAGCTGTATTCTTGCTATAACCTACTACCGAAGG TTTACGTGGTGAAACCAAAGAGTCTGTGTAAACCAGTCCTGTCCGACTGTCCCAAGAACTAG